One window of Acidobacteriota bacterium genomic DNA carries:
- a CDS encoding formimidoylglutamate deiminase, whose amino-acid sequence MTGARTIKADLVWTGEAFEPDRLVAFEEDSSASIEPAGNRRADLRLEGKALIPGFVNAHSHSFQRALRGRTERFPGGRGSFWSWRKAMYALVDEIDPETLKATAVQAFTEMRNGGITSVGEFHYLHHGSGRWDLDDAVIEAASEAGIRMVLLQTYYERGGFDSPLEPAQARFASESVSEFIETLDRLRARTTNELVSFGIAAHSLRAVSLASAKHLWEAAAERNLPFHMHLEEQRQEIEECQAAHGATPMRLVLDELGPDSRFTAVHATHTAPAELEELASRGGRVCITPLTEGNLGDGVQPLAPEIRSQLSLGTDSNARISFVEEMRWLEYVQRLVHEKRGAFVDGKGMMGIELLRIATEGGAASLRGTLRHPADYAVIDLTAPSLAGWTRESLLDSIISGSDNSVVAGTIIGGRFRESGENRRA is encoded by the coding sequence ATGACCGGCGCTCGTACGATCAAGGCCGATCTCGTCTGGACGGGCGAAGCCTTCGAGCCGGACCGGCTGGTCGCCTTCGAGGAAGACTCATCCGCGTCGATCGAGCCTGCGGGAAATCGAAGGGCCGATCTTCGTCTCGAGGGGAAGGCGCTCATCCCCGGGTTCGTCAATGCCCACTCACATTCGTTTCAACGAGCCCTCCGCGGACGAACCGAGCGCTTTCCTGGCGGCCGTGGCAGCTTCTGGTCATGGCGCAAAGCGATGTACGCCCTGGTCGACGAGATCGATCCCGAAACCTTGAAAGCCACAGCGGTGCAGGCGTTTACCGAGATGAGGAACGGAGGGATCACGTCCGTCGGGGAGTTCCACTATCTTCATCACGGCTCCGGGCGATGGGATCTCGACGACGCGGTGATCGAGGCGGCGTCAGAGGCGGGGATTCGGATGGTCCTGCTCCAGACGTACTACGAACGCGGAGGCTTCGACTCCCCGCTGGAGCCCGCGCAGGCTCGGTTCGCAAGCGAGTCGGTCTCCGAATTCATCGAAACTCTCGACCGGCTGAGAGCGCGCACCACGAACGAGCTGGTCTCGTTCGGAATCGCCGCCCACAGCCTGCGAGCCGTTTCGCTCGCGAGCGCGAAGCATTTGTGGGAAGCGGCGGCGGAGCGGAACCTCCCCTTTCACATGCACCTCGAAGAGCAGAGGCAGGAGATCGAGGAGTGCCAGGCGGCTCACGGCGCCACCCCGATGCGTCTCGTCCTCGATGAGCTCGGGCCGGATTCGCGATTCACGGCCGTTCACGCGACTCACACTGCCCCGGCGGAGCTCGAGGAGCTCGCCTCGCGAGGCGGCCGCGTATGCATCACGCCGCTGACGGAGGGGAATCTGGGTGATGGCGTGCAACCGCTCGCGCCCGAGATCCGGTCACAGCTCTCGCTCGGGACCGATTCGAATGCGCGGATCAGTTTCGTCGAAGAGATGCGATGGCTCGAGTACGTACAGCGGCTCGTTCACGAAAAGCGCGGGGCGTTCGTCGACGGCAAGGGAATGATGGGGATCGAGCTGCTCCGAATCGCGACCGAGGGAGGCGCCGCGAGTCTTCGCGGAACGCTTCGTCACCCCGCCGACTATGCGGTGATCGATCTGACCGCGCCCTCGCTCGCGGGGTGGACCCGCGAAAGCCTGCTCGATTCGATCATCAGCGGCTCCGACAACTCGGTCGTCGCCGGAACGATCATCGGAGGCCGGTTCAGGGAATCCGGAGAGAATCGCCGGGCTTGA
- the argE gene encoding acetylornithine deacetylase has protein sequence MPSLVTDRQLFDRLISHDSTSAKSNLPLVGEIADYFDSTGARIEFLKDRRGEKANVIIRLGPSTGDQEGLTLSGHMDTVPAVEDDWLSDPFTVREKDDLLFARGSSDMKGFLAIAMNAARRASGLSRPLVLVFTYDEEVGCLGAEQLVASPPEEPLPRSTVIGEPTGLAVVRMHKGHSKFRVTIRGRSAHSGYPHLGSNAIESAIPVLEALSGLRRQLEEERLELSRYFEPVPWQPLNIATITGGTAINIVPAECLIELGLRPMPSTKGDRHSFLERISETVASAEPTATVEEISSSPPMICAAEAEVHEWLCRERGQVDSKAVSFATDAGWLEQLGLECVLFGPGSIEVAHRANEFVPWSEMVEAARVLDTMIHAFCIRES, from the coding sequence ATGCCCAGCCTCGTCACCGACCGGCAGCTCTTCGATCGTCTGATCTCGCACGATTCGACGAGTGCGAAGAGCAATCTTCCGCTCGTCGGCGAGATCGCCGACTACTTCGACTCGACCGGAGCACGCATCGAATTTCTGAAGGATCGTCGCGGAGAAAAGGCGAACGTGATCATCCGGCTGGGCCCTTCGACCGGCGATCAGGAGGGCCTCACCCTCTCCGGTCACATGGACACGGTGCCCGCAGTCGAGGATGACTGGCTCAGTGATCCGTTCACCGTGCGGGAGAAAGACGATCTTCTGTTCGCTCGCGGAAGCTCCGACATGAAGGGCTTCCTAGCGATCGCGATGAATGCGGCACGTCGAGCCTCCGGCCTGAGTCGGCCTCTCGTCCTCGTGTTCACCTATGACGAGGAAGTGGGATGCCTCGGAGCAGAGCAGCTGGTCGCATCGCCGCCGGAAGAGCCGCTCCCCCGCTCCACGGTCATCGGAGAGCCGACGGGGCTTGCCGTCGTCCGGATGCACAAGGGCCACAGTAAGTTTCGCGTAACGATCCGGGGCCGATCGGCCCACAGCGGCTACCCGCATCTCGGAAGCAACGCAATCGAGTCCGCGATCCCTGTCCTGGAGGCGCTTTCCGGGCTGCGGCGCCAACTCGAAGAGGAGCGTCTCGAACTGAGCCGGTATTTCGAACCCGTCCCATGGCAGCCGCTCAACATCGCGACGATCACCGGGGGTACGGCGATCAACATCGTTCCGGCCGAGTGCCTGATCGAGCTCGGTCTTCGCCCGATGCCCTCGACGAAGGGAGACCGCCACTCCTTCCTCGAAAGGATCAGCGAGACGGTGGCGAGCGCCGAACCGACCGCGACGGTCGAAGAGATCAGCTCGAGCCCGCCGATGATCTGCGCGGCGGAGGCCGAAGTCCACGAATGGCTCTGCAGGGAACGCGGCCAGGTCGACTCGAAAGCAGTCTCCTTCGCGACCGACGCCGGCTGGCTCGAGCAGCTCGGTCTCGAATGCGTGCTTTTCGGACCCGGCTCGATTGAAGTCGCACACCGGGCAAACGAGTTCGTTCCCTGGTCCGAGATGGTGGAAGCGGCCCGGGTTCTCGACACGATGATCCACGCCTTCTGCATTCGCGAATCATGA
- a CDS encoding S8 family serine peptidase — MQRIRNIVAIVAFLTVVGVPVASASDAAPNDGRYMIEFHDFKGAAAAVRAAGGSPIHEFPAMRVVAAHLPAPALHGLQSNPNVKLIAPEQRRYRLALWSDSTVSGETTPYGVQMVQSNVAPFTDITAAITNRTICIIDSGYYIEHEDLPSTNVTGYNGNLAWNQDGSGHGTHVAGTVVATGGNAKGVVGVIPNGVKLYIVRVFGDDGTWAYESDLIDALGRCQDGGANVVSMSLGGGKPIGPWEQNAFDNAYNAGVLSIAAAGNAGDTSTSYPAGHGSVVSVAAVDADEIVADFSQKNADVEIAAPGVSVLSTLPFDETNTLTVSDGTSYSGGHIHNSPRTSGITGDLADGGLCDGVGAWSGNVVLCQRGTISFKQKLDNVEAGGGVAGVIYNNVSGGFLGTCDDGTGTTCTITGLSLSMEQGDAAKAYFGLTSTVVSTITQPASGYDYYNGTSMATPHVSAVAGLVWSYNTGLTNQQIRDALNATALDKGAAGRDDAYGYGIVQAKDAFCYLNPAHTACGGGGETNSPPSASFTHSTSDLTASFTDTSTDSDGTIASWSWDFGDGSGTSTAQHPSYTYAAEGTYTVSLTVTDDDGATASASNSVTVSSGSTGGITLSATGYKVKGVHHADLSWSGATSTDVDIFRNGSKITTTANDGFHTDNIGNKGGGSYTYKVCEAGTSTCSNEASVTF, encoded by the coding sequence ATGCAGAGAATTCGAAATATCGTAGCGATTGTGGCTTTCCTTACCGTCGTCGGTGTTCCGGTGGCTTCAGCCAGTGACGCGGCGCCCAACGATGGGCGTTACATGATCGAGTTTCACGACTTCAAAGGCGCGGCTGCTGCTGTTCGCGCCGCTGGCGGGAGTCCGATCCATGAATTCCCCGCGATGCGGGTCGTCGCGGCTCACCTCCCTGCGCCAGCCCTTCACGGATTGCAGAGCAACCCGAACGTGAAGCTGATCGCTCCGGAACAGCGACGGTATCGTCTCGCACTCTGGTCCGACAGTACGGTGTCCGGTGAGACGACTCCCTACGGAGTTCAGATGGTGCAGTCGAATGTGGCGCCTTTCACCGACATTACCGCGGCAATCACGAACCGCACGATCTGTATCATCGATTCGGGTTACTACATCGAACATGAAGATCTGCCGTCCACCAATGTCACAGGCTACAACGGCAACCTCGCCTGGAACCAGGATGGCAGCGGTCACGGCACTCACGTGGCGGGAACCGTCGTGGCGACCGGCGGCAACGCGAAAGGTGTCGTCGGTGTGATCCCGAATGGGGTCAAGCTTTACATCGTCCGGGTGTTCGGAGACGACGGCACCTGGGCGTACGAGTCGGATCTGATCGACGCACTCGGGCGCTGCCAGGACGGCGGCGCCAATGTGGTCAGCATGAGCCTCGGTGGTGGCAAACCGATTGGCCCCTGGGAGCAGAACGCATTCGACAACGCCTACAATGCGGGCGTTCTTTCGATCGCCGCAGCGGGAAATGCGGGAGACACGAGCACTTCTTATCCAGCCGGGCACGGCAGCGTCGTCTCGGTCGCAGCAGTCGATGCCGACGAGATCGTCGCTGATTTTTCTCAGAAGAACGCCGACGTCGAGATCGCTGCGCCTGGTGTGTCCGTTCTCTCGACCCTTCCCTTCGATGAGACAAACACGCTCACTGTTTCGGATGGGACGAGTTACAGCGGCGGACACATCCACAATTCTCCGAGGACCAGCGGAATCACTGGCGATCTCGCGGACGGCGGTCTTTGCGACGGCGTCGGGGCATGGAGCGGAAACGTTGTTCTCTGCCAGCGAGGCACGATCAGCTTCAAACAGAAACTGGATAACGTTGAAGCTGGCGGAGGTGTTGCCGGCGTCATCTACAACAACGTCTCCGGCGGCTTTCTCGGAACCTGTGATGACGGCACCGGTACGACATGCACGATCACGGGGCTCAGCCTGAGTATGGAACAGGGCGATGCGGCGAAAGCCTACTTCGGGCTCACCAGCACCGTGGTCAGCACGATCACTCAGCCCGCAAGCGGCTACGACTACTACAACGGCACCTCCATGGCCACTCCGCACGTTTCGGCGGTAGCCGGTCTGGTGTGGAGCTACAACACCGGATTGACCAACCAGCAGATCCGTGACGCCCTCAACGCCACGGCGCTCGATAAAGGCGCCGCCGGACGGGATGATGCCTACGGCTACGGGATCGTTCAGGCCAAAGACGCCTTCTGCTATCTCAATCCCGCTCATACCGCATGCGGTGGCGGAGGCGAGACCAACAGTCCGCCGTCCGCGAGTTTCACCCACAGCACGAGCGACCTGACCGCCAGCTTCACCGACACGAGCACCGACTCCGACGGCACCATCGCGTCATGGAGCTGGGATTTCGGAGACGGAAGCGGCACCTCGACTGCGCAGCATCCGAGCTACACATACGCTGCCGAGGGAACCTATACGGTCTCGCTGACGGTGACCGACGATGATGGCGCAACTGCCAGCGCGAGCAATTCCGTAACGGTGAGCAGCGGATCGACCGGCGGGATCACTCTGAGCGCCACGGGATACAAGGTCAAAGGTGTGCATCACGCCGACCTGAGCTGGAGCGGAGCGACGTCCACGGATGTCGACATCTTCCGAAACGGGTCGAAGATCACGACCACGGCGAACGATGGGTTCCACACGGACAACATCGGGAACAAGGGCGGCGGCTCCTACACCTACAAGGTGTGCGAGGCTGGCACTTCCACCTGTTCCAACGAGGCTAGCGTGACTTTCTGA
- a CDS encoding NAD(P)H-quinone oxidoreductase yields the protein MRAINIDPATGALELAEVDDPDPGPDEVLIEVKAAGVNRADLLQRRGLYPAPEGASPVLGLECAGHVRKAPPGVAFTEGDRVMALLSGGGYAELAAVDAGSVIAVPPALNLIAAGGFPETFLTAFFNIFMLGEARDEDQILVHGGSGGVGTSAIQLCREADVRVIVTAGDPARAERCIELGATAGFDYNDSDWPGKARERFRGFDVILDHTGATWLDANLDLANLDARIVSIGSMGSRSAELDFTMLLRKRLTIRGSTLRNQPDGAKAFIVEKFLERFGDALKAGRLTPIVDSVFPMADASKAHERMASSGHFGKIILHR from the coding sequence ATGAGAGCGATTAACATCGATCCGGCGACCGGGGCCCTGGAGCTAGCGGAGGTCGATGATCCGGATCCGGGACCAGACGAGGTGCTGATCGAGGTTAAGGCGGCCGGAGTCAACCGGGCGGATCTTCTGCAGCGCCGCGGCCTCTACCCCGCCCCGGAGGGCGCCTCCCCTGTTCTCGGGCTCGAGTGCGCGGGGCACGTGCGGAAAGCACCTCCGGGCGTCGCATTCACAGAAGGAGATCGAGTGATGGCGCTGCTCTCCGGCGGCGGCTACGCCGAGCTCGCGGCGGTCGACGCCGGCTCCGTCATCGCGGTTCCTCCGGCCCTCAATCTGATTGCCGCCGGCGGCTTCCCTGAGACTTTCCTGACCGCGTTCTTCAACATCTTCATGCTCGGCGAAGCTCGCGACGAGGACCAGATCCTCGTGCATGGAGGAAGCGGCGGCGTCGGAACCTCGGCGATCCAGCTCTGCCGCGAGGCGGACGTCCGGGTGATTGTGACGGCAGGAGACCCTGCGCGCGCTGAGCGATGCATCGAGCTCGGTGCCACGGCGGGCTTCGATTACAACGATTCCGACTGGCCCGGCAAAGCCAGGGAGCGCTTCCGCGGCTTCGACGTGATTCTCGATCACACCGGAGCGACCTGGCTCGACGCGAACCTCGATCTGGCGAACCTCGATGCCCGGATCGTCAGCATCGGCTCGATGGGATCGCGATCCGCGGAGCTCGATTTCACGATGCTGCTTCGGAAGCGCCTGACGATCCGCGGCTCAACGCTTCGGAATCAACCGGACGGCGCGAAGGCGTTCATCGTGGAGAAGTTCCTCGAACGCTTCGGCGACGCTCTCAAAGCCGGACGGCTCACGCCGATCGTCGATTCGGTCTTCCCGATGGCCGACGCTTCAAAAGCTCACGAAAGAATGGCGTCGTCCGGGCATTTCGGCAAAATCATCCTTCACCGGTAG
- a CDS encoding response regulator translates to MQSENDTAGLRRALVVEDEHTIAMLIAAVAQRAGFAVDHAADGAEAVRAMDDHDYAVVILDLMLPRVNGWQVLEHIEEKGCAGCVVIVSAGSDSDLAKVDASIVRKVIQKPFDVNELEQILASIHRDAEGAPVVASSERLKVAAKDEESGSGEGARSKTATRSEVEDLNGPE, encoded by the coding sequence TTGCAATCGGAAAATGACACCGCGGGGCTCAGGAGAGCCCTCGTTGTTGAAGACGAGCACACGATCGCCATGCTGATCGCCGCGGTTGCGCAGCGCGCCGGATTTGCGGTCGATCACGCCGCTGATGGAGCCGAAGCGGTGCGGGCGATGGACGATCACGACTACGCCGTCGTCATACTCGATCTGATGCTGCCTCGCGTGAACGGCTGGCAGGTCCTCGAGCACATCGAGGAGAAGGGATGTGCCGGCTGCGTCGTCATCGTCTCTGCGGGATCCGACAGCGACCTCGCGAAGGTCGACGCGTCGATCGTCCGGAAGGTCATCCAGAAACCGTTCGACGTCAACGAGCTGGAGCAGATCCTAGCCAGTATTCATCGGGATGCGGAAGGAGCGCCCGTCGTCGCCTCTTCGGAACGGCTGAAAGTAGCGGCGAAAGACGAGGAGTCTGGCAGCGGAGAAGGCGCCCGATCGAAAACCGCGACGCGCTCCGAAGTCGAGGACCTGAACGGCCCGGAATAG
- a CDS encoding YceH family protein, with protein sequence MHLERPLDALEIRVLGALLEKQLATPDVYPLTLNSLVSACNQKSNRQPVMELAPGDIGKALKRLQALQLVWEIHGGRVDHYDHRLDGRWGLSPPTRALMALLMLRGPQTAGELRARSERLFTFDSIEQAEGELRYLSQGDEPLVRELERRPGQKENRWTHLIGEHVEQGESVSAEPARPTPVAESITRRLETLEESVEQLREELVALRQALGE encoded by the coding sequence ATGCATCTCGAACGACCTCTCGATGCCCTCGAGATTCGCGTGCTCGGAGCACTGCTCGAAAAGCAGCTCGCGACACCCGATGTCTATCCGCTGACGCTCAACAGCCTGGTCTCCGCATGTAATCAGAAATCGAATCGCCAGCCGGTGATGGAGCTCGCTCCCGGCGATATTGGAAAGGCGCTGAAGCGGTTGCAGGCTCTTCAGCTCGTCTGGGAGATTCATGGTGGACGGGTCGACCACTACGATCATCGTCTCGACGGCCGGTGGGGACTTTCGCCGCCGACGCGTGCACTCATGGCGTTGCTGATGCTGAGGGGTCCGCAGACCGCGGGTGAGCTTCGAGCGAGAAGCGAACGGCTCTTCACCTTCGACTCGATCGAACAGGCAGAAGGGGAGCTTCGCTACCTCTCCCAGGGGGACGAGCCTCTCGTTCGTGAGCTCGAGCGGAGACCGGGACAGAAGGAAAATCGGTGGACACATCTCATTGGTGAGCACGTGGAGCAGGGCGAATCGGTGTCGGCGGAGCCGGCGCGGCCGACGCCCGTAGCGGAATCGATTACTCGCCGGCTCGAGACGCTGGAGGAGTCGGTGGAGCAGCTTCGGGAGGAGCTCGTCGCGCTCCGGCAGGCGCTCGGCGAGTGA